The DNA sequence GATGAACCAGAGCCGCTCCTGCGCGAAGGAGAGCGGCAGCGCCCCCGTCCGCTCCACCGGCACCACCGGCGGAAGCACCGGCAGCTCCGCGCGCCGCATCTCCTCCACGCGCGCGGCCATCTCCGCGGTCGTCGGCCCCTCGAACAGCGCCCGCAGCGGCAGCTCGACGCCGAACACCTCCCGGATGCGCGAGACCACCCGCGTGGCGAGCAGCGAGTGCCCGCCCAACTCGAAGAAGTTGTCGCGCACCCCCACCCGCTCCAGGCGCAGCACCTCCGCCCAGATCCCCGCCAGCACCTCCTCGGCCGGCGTCCGCGGCGCCACGTACGCGTCCTCCGCCGCCCCGTACTCCGGCGCCGGCAGCGCCGTGCGGTCCACCTTCCCGTTCGGGTTCAGCGGAATCCGGTCGAGGACGACGAAGGCGGCCGGCACCATGTACTCCGGCAGGCTCTGGCGCAGGTGCTCGCGCAGCGCGTCCGTCTCCACCTCGCCCACCACGTACGCCACCAGCTGCCGGTCACCCGGCCCGTCCTCGCGCGCCACCACCAGGGCCTCGCGCACCGCCGCGTGCGACGCCAGCGCCGCCTCCACCTCTCCCGGCTCGACGCGGAAGCCGCGGATCTTCACCTGGAAGTCGTTCCGCCCCAGGAACTCGATCCTGCCGTCCGCCAGCCACCGGGCCAGGTCTCCCGTCCGGTACAGCCGCGCGCCGGGCTCGCCACCGAAGGGATCGGGGACGAACCGCTCCGCCGTCAGGTCGGAGCGCCCCAGGTAGCCGCGCGCCACCCCCGCGCCCCCGATGAGCAGCTCTCCGGGCACGCCCACCGGCACCGGCCGCCCCGCCCCGTCCACCAGGTACACGCGCACGTTCCCCGTCGGACGCCCGATGGGCACCGTGGCCCGCGCTTCCTCCGGCGCGCAGTGGAGCGCCGCCAGGGCCGTGGCCGCCTCGGAAGGACCGTAGAGGTTGTGGAGCGCCACGTGCGGCAGCCGCTCGTGGAAGCGCTGCAGCAGCGCGACCGGCAGCGCCTCGCCCCCGCAGAGCACCCGCTCCAGCCCCGTGCAGAGCTCCACCCTGGGGTGCTCCAGCAGGACCTGCAGCATGGAGGGGACGAGGTTCACCGTGGTGATCCCCTCCCGGTGCAGCGTCTCCAGCAGGTAGTCCGGGTCGCGGTGACCCTCCGGACGGGCGAGGACCACCCGCGCGCCCACGCTCCACGGCCAGAACAGCTCGCGCAGGGACCCGTCGAAGTTCAGCGACGTCTTGCAGAGCATCGCCGGGCCCATCCCCCAGGCCTCCTGCCCCCAGACCAGCCGGTTGACCACGTTGCGATGGACGTTCATCACCCCCTTGGGTCTCCCCGTGGAGCCCGAGGTGTAGATGACGTAGCACAGGTGGTCGGGAGTGAGATTCCCACGATCCGGGTTGGTCGCGGGACGGCCCGCCCACTCCGGCGCGTCGGCTTCGACGTCGATCGCCGGGATGTCCGAGTCCGCGAAGAGCGTCCCGGTCGCCGCGTGCGCCAGCAGGAGCCGGGGACGGCTCTCCTGGAGCATCTGGCGCAGCCGGTCCGCCGGATATGCCGGGTCGAGCGGGACGTAGGCGCCGCCCGCCTTGAGGATGGCCAGCAGCGCCACGGCCATCTCCAGGCTGCGCTCCATGCAGATCCCCACCCGCACGTCCGGTCCCACGCCGCGGCCCTTCAGGTGGTGGGCGAGCCGGTTGGCGCGCGCGTTCAACTCCGCGTACGAGAGCGACTCGGCTTCGTACGAGACCGCCACCGCCCCCGGCGCGCGCTCCACCTGCGCCTCGAAGAGGTGGTGGATGCACAGCTCGGCGGGAACCTCCGCCTCCGTCGCGTTCCACTCCCCCAGCACCAGCGCGCGCTCCGCCTCGCCGAGCAGGTCCAGCCGCGAGAGGCGCACGTTCGCTTCCGCGGCGACCTGCTCCAGCACCCGCTCCAGGTGCCCCAGCATCCGCCGGGCGGTGCCCTCGTCGAACAGGTCCGTGCTGTAGTTCAGAGCCGCCCTCAGACCCCGCGGGTCATTCACGAACGCGAGGCTCAGGTCGGACTTCGCGGTCTCGGCGTCCGGGTAGACGGGCTCGATCCGCAGCCCCGGCAGGCCGAGCCCGGAGCCGTCCGGGTTGTTCAGCGAGAACGACACCTGGAAGAGCGGCGAGTGGCTCAGGGACCGCTCCGGCTGCAGCTCGGCCACCAGCTTCTCGAAGGGAAGATCCTGGTGCTCGTACGCGCCCAGCGTCACCGCCCGCACCCGCCGCAGCACCTCCCGGAAGCTCGGATCCCCACCGAGATCCGTCCGCAGCACCAGGGAGTTGATGAAGAAGCCGATCAGCTCCTCCACCTCCCCGCTCGTACGCCCGGCGATCGAGCTCCCCACGACGATGTCCTCGCTCCCGCTGTACTTCGAGAGGAGCACCTGGAAGGCGCCCAGCAGCGTCATGAACAGCGTCGCGCCCTCGCTCCGTCCCAGCGCCTGCAGCCGCTCCAGCACCTCCGGGGAGAGCTCCGTCCAGACGGCGGAGCCCCGGTGCGTCCGCACCGCCGGACGGGGACGGTCGGTGGGCAGGTCGAGCACCCTGGGCGCGCCCGCCAGACGCTCCTTCCAGTACGAGAGCTGCCACTTCAGCGACTCCCCCTCCAACTGCTCGCGCTGCCAGACGGCGTAGTCGGCGTACTGCACCGGCAGCTCCGCGAGCGGCGACTTTCTGCCCTCGTGGTACGCCCCGTACAGCGACGACAGCTCGCGGAAGAGAACCCCCAGGCTCCACCCGTCGCTGACGATGTGGTGCATCGTGAGCAGCAGCACGTGGTCTTCCTCGTCCACCCGCAGCAGCACCGCGCGGAAGAGCGGCCCGGCCGAGAGTTCGAACGGACGCCGCGCCTCCTCGCCGGCGCGGCGCCGGACTTCGGCTTCGCGATCCACGTCCGCGAGCCGGGAGAGATCGTCGATCGGAAGCACGAACCCGCCAAAGGGCGCGATCACCTGCACGGGCGCGCCGTCGACTTCCGCGAACGTGGTCCGCAGCGCCTCGTGACGCCGGACGATCTCGCCCAAGCTCCGCTCCAGCGCCGCCTCGTCCAGGGCGCCGCCCAGGCGCCATCCCACGGGGATGTTGAAGGTGCTGCTCCCCGGGGCGAGCCGGTCCAAGAACCAGAGCCGCTCCTGCGCGTAGGACGCCGGCTCCGTGCGCGGCCGCCTCTTCTCGGCCAGGATCTTCCGGAGCAGCTCCTGCTTCTGGAGGCGGGACAGTCCGGCGGTGGAATCGACTTCAGGCATCCCGGTTCGATCCTTCACGATTGGGTGCTCAGGAGAAGGTCCAGCTCGTCGTCGGACAGCTCGTCGAGGCTGGAGATCGAATCATAGGGATCGGACGCGGGGCTCCTGCGCACCACGGGGGGCAGCAGCGGCACCTCCGCGCGGCGCATCTCCTCCACGCGCACCGACAGCTCCGCCACCGTCGGCCCTTCGAACAGCGCCCGCAGCGGCAGCTCCACCGAGAGCACGGCCCGGATGCGCGACACCATGCGCGTGGCCATCAGCGAGTGGCCGCCGAGATCGAAGAAGTTGTCGTGCACCCCCACCCGCTCCAGGCGCAGCACCTCCGCCCAGATCCCCGCCAGCACCTCCTCGGTCGGCGTCCGCGGCGCCACGTGGCGCTCCTCCGCCGCGGCGTACTCCGGCTCCGGCAGCGCCCGCCGGGCCACCTTCCCGCTCGGCGTCAGCGGCAGCGACTCCAGCACCACGACCGCCGACGGCACCATGTACTCCGGGAGGCGCCCCTTCAGGTGCGCCCTCAGCTCGGCGGGGGTGACCGCCGCCGGCTCGTCCGCCACCACGTACGCCACCAGCCGGCGGTCGCCCGGCGCGTCCTCCCGCACCACCACCACCGCCTCGCGCACGTCCGCGTGGTCCGACAGGACGGCCTCGACCTCCCCCGGCTCGATCCGGAAGCCGCGGATCTTCACCTGCTCGTCGGTCCGTCCCAGGAACTCGATCCCGCCATCCGCCAACCACCGCACGCGGTCGCCCGTGCGGTAGACCCGCGCTCCCGGGACGGTCGCGAACGGATCGGGGGAGAAGCGCTCCGCCGTCAGCGCCGGGCGCGCCAGGTAGCCGCGCGCCAGGGAGTCGCCGCCCAGGTACAGCTCGCCGGGAATGCCGATGGGCGCGGGCCGCAGCCGCGCGTCGAGCACGTAGCACTGTGTGTTCGCGATCGGCCCGCCGATCCCTGGCAGCAGCGGCCACCCGGCCGGATCTCCCTCCAGCGCGAGCGCGGTGACCACGTGCGTCTCGGAGGGGCCGTAGTGGTTGTGCAGCGGCGCTCCCAGCGCGGCGAACCAGCGCCGCATCGGCTCCGTGATGCGCAGCTGCTCCCCGGCCGTCTGCACCTCGCGCAGCCGCGAGGGCACCACGCCCCTCGCGTCCGCCACCTCGGCCAGCTGCTGCAGCGCCACCGCCGGCATGAAGAGCCGCTCCACCCCGGCGCGCTCCATCACCTCCAGCAGCCCCGCCGGGTCGTAGCGCAGCTCCTCCGCGATCAGCACCACCCGTCCCCCTGCCATCCAGCAGGAGAAGATCTCGTGGAACGAGGCGTCGAAGCTGATGGTGGCGAACTGCAGCGTGACCGCGGCCCCCGGCACGCGCCAGTCGCCTGCCTGCCAGGCGAGCAGGTTGACCAGAGGCCGGTGCGGCATCGCCACGCCCTTGGGCCGCCCGGTGCTCCCGGAGGTGTAGATGACGTAGGCCAGGTGGCCGGGCGCGACCGGCACCCGCGGACGCGCGGCGCTCTGTCGCGCGATTTCGGCTGCGTCGGCGTCCAGGCGGACCACCGGGGTCTCGCCCGCGGGAAGCCGCTCCGCCAGGCTCCGCTGCGTCAGCAGCACCCGCGCGGCCGAGTCTTCCAGCATGTACGCCAGGCGCTCGGCGGGGT is a window from the Longimicrobium sp. genome containing:
- a CDS encoding amino acid adenylation domain-containing protein codes for the protein MPEVDSTAGLSRLQKQELLRKILAEKRRPRTEPASYAQERLWFLDRLAPGSSTFNIPVGWRLGGALDEAALERSLGEIVRRHEALRTTFAEVDGAPVQVIAPFGGFVLPIDDLSRLADVDREAEVRRRAGEEARRPFELSAGPLFRAVLLRVDEEDHVLLLTMHHIVSDGWSLGVLFRELSSLYGAYHEGRKSPLAELPVQYADYAVWQREQLEGESLKWQLSYWKERLAGAPRVLDLPTDRPRPAVRTHRGSAVWTELSPEVLERLQALGRSEGATLFMTLLGAFQVLLSKYSGSEDIVVGSSIAGRTSGEVEELIGFFINSLVLRTDLGGDPSFREVLRRVRAVTLGAYEHQDLPFEKLVAELQPERSLSHSPLFQVSFSLNNPDGSGLGLPGLRIEPVYPDAETAKSDLSLAFVNDPRGLRAALNYSTDLFDEGTARRMLGHLERVLEQVAAEANVRLSRLDLLGEAERALVLGEWNATEAEVPAELCIHHLFEAQVERAPGAVAVSYEAESLSYAELNARANRLAHHLKGRGVGPDVRVGICMERSLEMAVALLAILKAGGAYVPLDPAYPADRLRQMLQESRPRLLLAHAATGTLFADSDIPAIDVEADAPEWAGRPATNPDRGNLTPDHLCYVIYTSGSTGRPKGVMNVHRNVVNRLVWGQEAWGMGPAMLCKTSLNFDGSLRELFWPWSVGARVVLARPEGHRDPDYLLETLHREGITTVNLVPSMLQVLLEHPRVELCTGLERVLCGGEALPVALLQRFHERLPHVALHNLYGPSEAATALAALHCAPEEARATVPIGRPTGNVRVYLVDGAGRPVPVGVPGELLIGGAGVARGYLGRSDLTAERFVPDPFGGEPGARLYRTGDLARWLADGRIEFLGRNDFQVKIRGFRVEPGEVEAALASHAAVREALVVAREDGPGDRQLVAYVVGEVETDALREHLRQSLPEYMVPAAFVVLDRIPLNPNGKVDRTALPAPEYGAAEDAYVAPRTPAEEVLAGIWAEVLRLERVGVRDNFFELGGHSLLATRVVSRIREVFGVELPLRALFEGPTTAEMAARVEEMRRAELPVLPPVVPVERTGALPLSFAQERLWFIDQLEPGSAVYNIPMAWRLGGALDGAALERSLSEIVRRHESLRTTFTEVDGSPVQVIVPFGGFSLPVEDLSSEADREAAVRRRVGEEARRAFD
- a CDS encoding amino acid adenylation domain-containing protein, which translates into the protein GLEYNTDLFDRGTIRRMLGHLERVLEEVAADADVRLSKLALMDDAERRQVVSEWNATDAAYPRERCIHQLFEAQADRTPAAVAVVFEGGELTYGELDERANRLAWHLAGMGVGPDARVGLCLERGPEMMIAVLGILKAGAAYVPLDPAYPAERLAYMLEDSAARVLLTQRSLAERLPAGETPVVRLDADAAEIARQSAARPRVPVAPGHLAYVIYTSGSTGRPKGVAMPHRPLVNLLAWQAGDWRVPGAAVTLQFATISFDASFHEIFSCWMAGGRVVLIAEELRYDPAGLLEVMERAGVERLFMPAVALQQLAEVADARGVVPSRLREVQTAGEQLRITEPMRRWFAALGAPLHNHYGPSETHVVTALALEGDPAGWPLLPGIGGPIANTQCYVLDARLRPAPIGIPGELYLGGDSLARGYLARPALTAERFSPDPFATVPGARVYRTGDRVRWLADGGIEFLGRTDEQVKIRGFRIEPGEVEAVLSDHADVREAVVVVREDAPGDRRLVAYVVADEPAAVTPAELRAHLKGRLPEYMVPSAVVVLESLPLTPSGKVARRALPEPEYAAAEERHVAPRTPTEEVLAGIWAEVLRLERVGVHDNFFDLGGHSLMATRMVSRIRAVLSVELPLRALFEGPTVAELSVRVEEMRRAEVPLLPPVVRRSPASDPYDSISSLDELSDDELDLLLSTQS